GATGCACAGTTCCTTTGGTTGCCACTGGCTGCGCCTCTGGAAAGCGTTGCAGCAGCTGAGGGAGGCCGAGGAAATGGTCTGCGTGGCCGTGCGTGATGTAGATGTGGGCAAGCTTTCGTCCCGGCGCAGTTGCCTCAATCCACTTGATCAAGTCCTTGTTCTGGCTGATTGTTATTCCCGTGTCGACGAGGACAGCTTCGTTTGGTGAGAACACCAGAGTGCAGGTTTCCGGAGACCATGTGGTGTTTTCGCGATGGGAGACATGGTCCACGCAGGGGATTGGGGGGACGGTGTAGACGGCTACCCTCAGCCCAGCCATTTTAGAAGTGTGTTTTGTATGAGGATAGGATTTAGCAGTAACCTAGAACACTACACGGCAAGGAGTGTGTCCTTTAAGTGGTCTGTACCCGTCTGTGGCAAGGTCGTTCGTAATTTGGTTTACGCCGGGTCGGACTGATCACTTATCAACAATTTAACCTGATCACATATCAAGAATTCGGCATTCGGAGGGGTTCTATGTCGCACCAACATCTTGATCTGCAGCGGGTGGGGATGATTTAATGGTTATGATCAGTAATCATCGGCAAAGGGAACGAATGTTCACAAGAGCTTATATTGAGGGGAATCGCTTCTATAATGCCATCAAAGCACCTACATATTAGAAATTGCACACATCGCCTCGTTTGTCACATACACCTAATTCACAATATGCCTGACTGGAGAATTTACCATCCTACCGGGACCTTCACCGATCCCGAGCACAAAGAAAAACTCGCCGAGGCCATTACCTCGATATACACTCGAGTCGGGCTGCCGGCATTCTACGTGGTAGTCATATTCATCGAGATGCCTCCGGGCACCCTATACCGAGCCGGAGTATCATGCGTAAGTTCACCAGGACCTAAGTAACAGTCAATCTGCTTCTCACGTATACTTGAGCAGCACGCAGAAGGGGTGAAGCCTTTTGTTCGGCTTACATTCAGCCACATCGCCAGGCACTTTCCTCCGGGTGAGAGCCCTATGCGGACAAACTTCATGAATCGGGTCCACGACACTTTGAAGCCGTACCTTGCAGACAAAGCGTACGACTGGGAGGTCAACggcgaggagctggagcgcGAATTCGTGCATATCAATGGCCTCAGGATTCCTCCTACAGGCTCCGAGGATGAGCAGAGATGGTTCCGTGACAATGAGCCGTCACCGTGGGGTCCTTACCTTGCTGCCTAGCTGTTACCATGTCAGCCGTATTAACCTTTTGCTCAAGACGTTAAATTCCAACTGTTGTCGTATTTCAGAGTGGATGGGCCTGTTGTCCAAGGTGCGGACCGATGTTTTGATAATATTGAACCTTCGTTGCGGCCTGTGTGTATCGGTGTTTGATTTCTCTAGTCCAGCGAAGATGATAATGTACTACATTAGACAAAAGGTAAACGATCAAGCTGAGTTAAGGGCGACGACGTTGCTCCCTCTAGAGGGCGCCTGGGCTTGAGTAAGCGATCTGGCGCGGAGAGTCTCGAACCCTCAGCAGGGTATGTGCCCTTAGAATAATGATTTTTGACCCAAGGTTTTTCGTAGAAGCGCCCAACAGCAGGAAGGTGGTTAGTTAAGTTATATGGACTTGTTACTAAGCAACAAAACGCAGCGTAAAAAACTGGGGGCTACTGGGTATTTCGTGGCGCGGAAATGTGGACATGTCGGGTCGATCCACCCGTGAGTCACTCAGCCCGAAATCAGATCTGAGATATAAAACAATATCCAGCCCATCTTTAAACTTAACCAGCTGCCAGGAACAACCAAAATGGACCGACTTTGGCTGTACGCTGTTATCGGGACTGCCCTCTGGCTCATCCAGGTACCCTCTCGCATCCTCACCATAGGTATACCGGTAAATGACTAACGGGTGTAGAAAATATACAAACTCTCCACCTCACCCCTTCGGCAAATCCCAGGGCCTATCGTTACAAAATTCACTCGCATTCCTCTGAAACTGTCGATTCTAAGCGGTACACGAATTTACTATATCCATTCTCTCCACCAGAAATACGGCCCTATTGTGCGCATCAGCCCCGATGaagtctccatctcctcactCCGCGACTTCAAAGAAATTCACCGTGTCGGGTCCCCCTTTCTGAAGAGTCCGTGGTATAAGAAATTCGTCATGGGTCGTCCGCCGGGGATGTTCGATATGCCTGGTGGGCGGGAGCATGCAGAGAGGAGGAAACTATTTGCCAGGGCTTTCTCGAAGACTGAGTTGCGGAGAGTGTGGGAGGGCGTTGTTAGAGACAAGGTTAGAATGGCTGTGGGACAGATGAAGAATGAATTGGATGCTACCAATTCCGAAAAGAGGTGCGATGTGTTGAAGTGGTGGACGTTCCTGGCGACGGATGTTTCTGGGCATTTGATGTTTGGGGAGGATTTTGGGATGTTGCAACTGGGCGTTGTATGTCCCATTCTTTACTACAAGTCATTGGTGAATACTAACAGGTTTGTAGAAGAACGAGTACATCCACGTCCTGGAATCAACGATGATGGGCTCTGGCATCAATTCCGAGCTACCCCTTGTCGGGTTCATCGGACGACATCTTCCCATCCCCTCGATCAGATCGATGTTCAGGGCATCTGACTATATGACCATATACGGCCGGCGCGCAATTATCAATGCGCGGACGAGTAGCGAGTCGAGCAGGAATATCTTCTCAGGGATGATCCACGAGTCAGAAAAAGGCAGCGACAGTCTAACAGACGAGGACGTCGTCACTGAAGCAGGGAACCTGATTGTTGCAGGGTCTGATACGACGGGAATCACCTTGACGTACCTCGTCTGGGCTGTCTTGAGCCAGCCCCAGCTGCAGCGGGAGTTGGAAAGGGAGGTACAAGATCTAGAGGCGGACTATGATGATGCAACGCTCGAAAACCTGCCATTGCTGAATGCCGTGATAAAGGAAACGCTACGTCTGTACGGCGCCGCACCAGGATCACTTCCTCGCTGTGTCCCTGAAGGAGGCGCGACACTGGGTGGGCAGTTCATTCCAGAAGGTGTAACAGTGAGCACACAGAGCTGGACCATCCACCGGGACGAGAATATCTTTCCGAATCCCGACGCATTTGATGCATCGCGATGGTTGAAGACTGAGAATACAAGTGGGCAGTCACTGTCCCAGATGGCGTTCTCGCCGTTTGGCGCAGGGGCCAGGACATGCTTAGGTATACACCTGGCGTATATGGAACTGAGGCTAGCTGCAGCGGAATTCTTTAGGGAGTGTCGCGGGGTGAAACTCGGGGAGGGTGTAACGTGGGAGACTATGAAACCGGAGAATTACTTTTTGATTGCGCCTTCTGGACATCGCTGTGAGATCGTGAGGGGATAGCTGGTTTCAGCTGATGCCGTGATTGCCGGAGGGCTGAATCACCGTATAGAACGATGGTCCATGCACCTGGATCCTCGAGATGTAACAGGTAGCTTGGACACTTAGCCTAGTTAGTGTTTCACTTCTGGCCTGGACCTGCGTCGACTCTGGGCAAGTGGGAACTCTTCATCATGTCAATATATCCAATCTAGGCACCAAGACTCTTCTCTGATAAAATGAACTCGCACGTGGGAATGGTCCGCGTATAATCTCCAGTCAAAGCGCGAGAGATTGCGTTACGACTGGATAGTAACTGGCGATGTCGCATGTCAACATCTAGGCGAGCCGCACTCAGTACGTGAAGTCTGTTTGCCACCGAGGAATCCAGGCCTGTGGATCTGTTGAATCCTTCTTCATGGCAAAGGAATCAGGATGCAAACCCCGTCTTTCGCCACGACTCGCGGAGGCATTCCAGGCCCATCCTGCGGTGATAGCTATATTTCTCGCATTGTCGCGGCCTTAGCTAGGAAGCTGTGACTGATGAGGAGTGTTTCAATCCTACGATCATGCATGTTGACGAAAAGCCGTTGAGTACAGACCAGTGACAATAGAAGAAGTGGGAATGTAAAAGCTTGGAACAGCTGGACGCACGGGGCGACTCGAACAGCAGCCCAACAAATTAATATACGGAGATAGGGACATAAACCCTGTGGCCGATTGCGGAGCTGGCGAACAGGCCAATGGTTTGCATGGACAAGGCGATAGTGCTCCTGCGGGATTAGCTAGTTCGCTCTGTCCTGCATATTCTGAGTCGAAGGCGTACGCTTGAATCCAGACATTTGTCACAAAGGTAGCCAGGGGCAGGAATCAACACGAATCGGGTCACGGCTGAGGTGGTCGGTATCATCGTAGGGTTAGACAGTTGGTCCAAACACCGCtacagagagagagagtcaGATCCTGCCGGCCCGAGACGCACCAGATGCACCAACCAGCAGACGCAGAAGAGAGCCTGTCATGCTGCTGTATCTGTCAGGCAATTCGAGTCAAGGGCGGAGACTCGCCATTCCTGCTTGGCCCATGCGGAGTATGGACCGTTCGGGAAATATCGCCATCTGCTATGGAGGGTTGACAGTAACTTGCAACTGCCATTAATCAATCCCAGGTCCCAATCCCGAGATGCAGAGGAACTTGTTCCCACACTCTGATCCTGATCGCCGCTTCCCCACGTTCTGTGCCAGCCTCACGCGAGTCATATAACTCACTCCACCTGCCGGacttctcgctctcgcttTTTGAGCAGTTTCGATGTCGACTTCGACTGGCGATGGACAGTCTTCCACAGTGTGCTGTATGTGCCTACCTTGAATATTCGGTCAGGGTGCTAATCCCCACCTCCAGCTAACGTGCCTGGTCGGGGCCATAAGCAACTCAACATGCTCCCTGACAAACTTCGCCTGTATCTGCGCCGATGCACAATTAAATGCAGCGCTTGAGCCGTGTATTGCCGGAAGCTGCACTATCAAAGAAGCCTTGAGTTAGCATCCCCCGCCGTCCAGTTTTACACCACTGACAATCCCCAGCCGCCCAGAATTTCTCATACTCAACATGCAATTACCCTGCCACTGAGGATACAACGACCTTTCCTAGAGTAAATGTAGTGGGCATTATCGTTGCGATTATTTCAGTTGCCCTGCGGACAACGAATCGGATACTTATGTGGCAGACGGGGTGGGATGATTATACCATCATCATTGCTTTGGTACACACGTCCCTTGATTTGATATCCAATCGAGGAGAAGCTGACATTTTGAAGCTTGTCGCTGCCGCAATTTCAGGTGTTGGATTTCCACGTACGCCATCAATATCCACCTTATGCTGTAGTTGCTAACCACTGCAGTGCGCACGTATGGTCTAGGCAAGAATATCTGGACCGTCCCCTTCGACCACATTAATGAGACCATGAAGGTACGCCGTATCCTCTACCTTACAATAGAATGCTAACCAAGAcagctcttcttcgtcgaagaagtccTCTACGTCGTCTGCATCGCGGCAATCAAATGCTCCATGCTCCTGCTGTACCTGCGTCTCTTCCCAAATAAACCCGTGCGGTTAGCAATCTACTCAGCTCTGGGAATCACAAAAGTCTGGGGAATCGGCAGTTTCTTCGCACAGGTATTCTCCTGTTCCCCCATGAGCTACTACTGGACTCAATGGGACGGGGAACACGAAGGGAAATGCAGCAACCATAAcgcgctgctgctcgctcATTCTATTATCAATATCGTCCTGGACGTTGTGGTTATCGCCCTCCCGATGCCTGTTCTGTTGAGATTACAAATGCAATGGGAGAAGCGCATCGGGATGTGTCTCATGTTCGCTGTGGGTATTGTGTACGCTTCCCTCTCCTGTACACCAGTCACCGCTAATACGCAGATAGAGTAACAATAATAAGCGTCTTCCGCCTCGTCGAAACAGTCGGCTTCAACAGCACAACAAACCCAACAAGTACCTCCCCTATCACACATTCATACAGAGACAGCGACAGACAGGGACTAACAATAGCGTAGAGGACTTCGTCCCCGTAGGAATGTGGTCCCTACTCGAAATCGACGTCGGGATTATGTGCTCATGCATGCCCGGAATCCGCGCTCTGATTAAACGTCTCTACACAATGTTCTTCCGGAAGCCAACAGGGTATACATAcgggtctgggtctgggtcaTCCCGACGCAGTAAACCAAGCGGTGGTGGATCGAGTTCTCGTGAACAACGGTCCGGCTCGGCGCATCAGCTTTCGTCGAAATCAGATAATTCGAATCtggaggctggtgctgggggaCGGTTTATTCGGcttgaggaggtggaggctAGTGACCTTGAGcgtgatggtgatgatggtgcgTGGCCGTTGCGCGATGGTCCGCCGGTTCCGAGGAAGGATTCTTTTGGACATCAAGGGAGCTCTAGGAACCTGGCACCACCAGGGAATATGCAGGGCTGGCATTCGCAATACCCGTCCAGCCCGACTGCAACAAGGCtgtggccgccgccgcttgTACCGCAGAGTAGAGAAGGCAGTTTGTTTTCGCTAAAGCCCAGCACGTCGAGGGCGAATTCGGCGCATTTTACGTGGTTCCGGGATGGAGATTCTTCATAGCACTCGGCATACATAATGAACATGTTTGGCGTGACTAGGTGTTTGCAGCATTTCATTATCTTGTAGACAAGCTGGTTAGAGTGCATGGGTCAATTGCCTAACTACCTATCTAGCaatctatatatctaattagcAGTCAGATAATCCTCAACCGGTGTCCGGTCCTCATAGGCAGCGACCTGCAGCAGCCGATTTAGAAAGTCCGGGGCGTGCATTGTGTTCAGTCGGTCCCGATTGATATGATAGCACTCCGGAAGGCGATGGTCGACGAATTCACCGGCAATCATGGCCACAAGACTCTCGCCCATCATCCAGCATTTGTCCAGTCCCCGGCCGTTGCAGCCCGCAGCAATCCACTGCCGATTGTGTCGCTCGTATGCATTAGGCACTGGGATGACCCCGACAAGGGGCCGAAGGTCGGCTGTGTAGCCCACGCATTTGGATAACAGCGATTGGCAATCTGCCCTATAGGTGCCATCAGATGGTTCATCGGCTGATGATGTAGCAAGATCAACCCAATCCTCCAGTCTCTCGACAGGCTGTCTGAAAAGCCGGTGAATTTGCTCGCGGTGATCGTTCTTTGATAATTGCAGGGCATCTTCTCCGCTCATGGGTAAAAGTCCAGACACAGTTTGCGGTCCTCCTGCAAGGTAGTACGCGTGGGAGGGTCCATCCTGAACCACCGAGTACTGGCCTGGTGTAAATGTGCCGGTCTGGTAGTCAACAGTCGGCCTCTGGACTAACCTCCAGGTGTACTCGCTGGAGTTGTCCGGCGGGAGGGGTGTCAGTCCCTGTACGGACATGGGATGATTCAAAGGGAAGAGTTTCCCTCGTAGTCTAACGTTAAGATGTGCCGCCTGGCCATTGCAGCAGTGTATCACCGAAGATACCCGCAAAAAACCGCGGTTGGTGCGCACCAAGTACGGAAACTGAACGTTAACGGCACTGTACTCGATATCTTGAACAGCCGTGTGAGTCTGGACGGAGAACCGCTCCTTGTTCTCACGCAACATGTCGTTAAATAGAGCAACGACGAGTGCTTTGGGATTCAGGGTTGCCCCCAGGCCCTCGACAGCCCCCCAGGTACTCGGAATCCGGAATCGATACGTCTATTGATGCCCATCAGTTTAGTTCTCCATTGAGCATCGGGGGCAAACACGAACAGTCCCAGCCTCCCCGGCATCCTTCTCCGTAAACTGAGTACCTAGGTGTGCAAACATCTTCTGAAACGCAGGGCCCCAGCGTCGATACAGACCCCGGGCTTCGGGGGCCATTAAATTTGTCACAATTTTAACTGGTCGAAACTGGACTTTCTCCTTATCCTCTGCACGAAGACACGAAACGACTTCGGCCAAACGTGCGAGACTCTTGTGCGAAAGCGCAACCGCCTGGTTAGCATTCCGCACCCCAACTGTTCGCACCAGTTCCCCCCAGTCCATTGCCGTTGCTGGTGCGACCTGACCATGGGTAATCCCACTTGCACCGCTAGCCACATCTCGGgcttcgaggacgacgatggtgTCATTCTCGAAGAACCTGTGGCGAAGCATGGTGTGGGCGACGCTGCATCCGGTGAGTCCAGCTCCGATGATGGCGTAGGTGGCCGTGGGGGTGGCCCCTGGGTCTATGGGTGGCTGGTTGGAATTAGGTGTAGGATACATTGGGTCTTGGGAAGCCAATTCGGTAAACTTGATTCGCTTCTCGTTCGTCCATTGTCTGACGTTCTTGTACGTGGGCGAAGACAtctcggtgatggtggtggtagtatAAGGTATATCAATaagtagaaatatatatgtGAATCAGGGTAAATCAAAGAGAGTATGCTAGCTGACGAGTGTATCAAAGAGGATGTAAAGATGCTGGAGATCCGTAGagtctgctgttgttgttatggTAGACAGGCAGGAGCCCAACAGACGACACTGGGAAGTCGCGATTCTCGTGCATATTCGCAGCAAGGAAGATTATTCTTGGGACTCGTCATCGGGTGTTGAGGTCGAGTCTGTGCTGTCCCCTACAATATGTGCCCTACTTCAGAGTAcgaaaaatatatatatcgtgGTTAACGGATTTGGAATTAGGACTATATACCCTACCCTCGACGCAGCATGTAGCTTCTTTCTCAGTGGCATCAACATTGACCCTGGGGGCGCAGACCTATTATTCCGCCTGGAGCAGCCTTACAATTTTCTTCCAACCCCCATATTTGGCGCTACCCAGTGCAGCATCGCCAACAAGATCGCGGGACGCACCTGCTCTGAGTAGGCGCTTCACAGCCCTGACCGAGCCAACGTGAACTGCATAATCGAGTGGTGTGTTCCCGGCCGAGTCTACAAGGGTTGGATCCAATCCATATCCGACGAGAAGTTTGAGAAGACGGCCATCTTGGTGGTCGGCCGCGGTAGCTAAAAGTTCCACCTTATTCGgaatggcagcagcggcgcTCTGGTGCAAGAACAGTTTCGTCATGTCGTAGTGCCCTGCTCGTACAGCCCAGTACAGGGGAGATTGGTTCCGATGGGTGCATAACGCTGGATCGGCCCCCCTTGAAAGTAACAGCCCTGCCATCTCGATATTCCCATTCAGGGCTGTCATTGATAGTAATGCGCGTTTAAAGCGGCCGATGTGATCAGCGCTAACGCCCGTGTCCAACACGGCTTTGGCAATTTCAAGGTGGCCCTTTTCAATGGCCCAGCAAGCGAGACATTCGTTGTGGTCCTTCGCTGTGAGATTGATTTCTCCTGACCGGATGAGGTGCAAAATTGGTGCTTGCTCGTTATTCAATGTCTGTGCTAGCAGTTGTTGCTCGTCGGgatcgccatcctcctcgtctcttTGCTGTTGGGCCAAAAGTATTCGGACAATAGAGACCGCTCCTTCCTCAGCAGCTACTAGTAGCACAGATCGACTTAGTTTGTCCAGAGCAAGACAGTCTCCTTTCGGCTCTTGTAGCAGCTTTCTAACGACACCCTCCCGGTTCCTCCCCGCCGCCAAGTGCAGTGGTAACTGGCCGTATATATCGGCCTGGTCTGCTCTGGCGCCGCGTTCTAGTAGAAGGGATACCGCGGCTACATACCCTCTTTGAGCTGCCGATGAGAGTGGTGTTCTGCCAGACTTGCACCTTCTGTCTACGGCCACCTTTCCTGTATCAAGGAGCATTTTCATGGCCTCGACTTTGCCTTGCATGGCTGCCGCATGTAATGGGGTGTACCCAAGACTGTCCATTATATCGAGCTCAATATCCCTACGCAACTTCCGTTCCGACTCCGATTGTACATAATTAACTTGAGGAGGACCCATGACTGGTGTACTCTGGTTCACACCCCCAGCCGGAGATCGCATGAGCAGATCAATAATGGTTGTATTGCCATTTTCGCAGGCATGGTGCAAGGCGCTGAACGAGTCGTTATCAACAGCATTCGGGTTAACGCGACTATCGGTTAGGAGGGCGGCAGCAATGTCCTCGCTGTCAACCTCGCAGGCCAACATCAGTAGCGTCTTACCCATTCTATCCCTGGCATCGACATCAACCCGGGGGTCCCCTATGAGCAGATCAAACACCTGCTTATTGCCACGCATTACTGCCCTGTGTATTGGACAGTCATCACCAGGTTTCTGTGCATTTACATTAATATGGCCTTCCTTGAGCAAGCGGCGGGTAGCCTTTGCACAGCCATACTGAGCTGCCCAGACCAGGGGGGTTCTGCGCGTTCCATCTGAGGCGTTTATATCATATCCATTATCCAACAACCGTCCGAGAGTCTCATCGACATCCAGAGCTGCAGCAATGTGACATGGGGACACGTCCAATCCCCTGAAAGGCGGCCACCACAGTTCGTTCGCGTAGGCATTCATCCTCCCGTCGTGTGTCAGAAACTGCATCAGTTCATTGTCTAATTGCGACAAAGCTCCTCCAACGTGGTATGCGAGGTTTCTTACAGCATAGCTGTAAAGATGATATGTTTGGTGCCTGCGATAAAACTTAGTATCGGCTTCGCCAGGCCTGGCATCGAACACCTCGAGCGATAAATACTGTAAGCACGTCTTTGCAGTGGCAACATTCGCCCCAGGAAACCACTTTGCTGAGCTGCCTTCGAAATACTGCTGAGCAGTATAATGAACTAAGCGAACAATGCCGCCTTCTTTGTCCAATACGACAAGGCCAACACACGCGCTGAGTATGTAGTCAACCGTTGGCATGCCGTTCTTGTGAAATGTAGTATCTGTGGGTCTAAGCGCAAGTGCGTGCTGCAGCTCTTTCTTCTTGAGCGGTCGAGTGGCATAGATAATCCAGGACAGGGCCTTCTTAGCGATTAATTTGCTCTTGTCGTCCTGCCTCTCGATTCTGATCATTGCCTGGGAGAATGCCTCCTCATACGCATCGTAGCCCCGTGGAAGCGATGCAATCACATCTTCGATATCCCTAGGTATTCTCAGATCGATTAGACGATCAAGGTAGAGTTGGGCAAGTAGAAACCTGTCATGGTGTTATCCTGTTTGGACTTCTCGCCCATATCAGGTTTCCTTGACCTACATTCCGTCCACTGCCTCGGTGATTTCCTGTTTGATCCTGCGTCGAAGTGTCCGCTTTTGTCGCGCAAGCCCGCTTGACTGCCGTATTCGGCCGGTAATATATGCCTTTACATCTTCATCTCTAGCTCTGATCTCCACTCGCCTTGCTCTCCTCGATTTCATCACATCGACGATATCAGGGTTCGGGCGGGCGGTAGCCATGATTATGAGGTTCGAATTAGCTTGAATAGTGTCCAGCGAATCTAGAAATACCTGCCGTGTGCCGTTAGACGACGGACACTCGTCAATGGCATCCACCACTAGAAGCACTTTCTTCCACTCAAGTAACGTCGACTGCAATGTTGATATATAGTCCCTCAGTGGAGGCCTGCTCTTTCGGGGGTTATATTTTTCAAATAATGACCTGGCGGATTTGGACAGTGGCGCCCTCTGCGCAGCAACCTGTCGCAGGACGATGGCAACAAGCTCGGCAGTGCTACCGTACTTGATTCGGTAGTCGAAATATAAAAAGCAGACTGCAACAGTCGTATCCTGGTCAAAGTGTCTACGCAGAGTGTCGATGGCGAGCGTGCTGATCATCGTCTTGCCTGCCCCGGGCATCCCAGAGCAAAAGAGGAGCGGGTTATCCCCATCAACAAAGTTCTTGAATTCCGCAGAGCTCAAGAACCACTCACCAGTTCCTGATTGAAGGCGATTGAGGTGGTCGACATGTCGGGACTCCAACGTCTCCTGACTTATCCAGTCAAGGATTTCTATCTCCTCGGCGCCATGGTGAGGATTCTTTGTAACGTTCTCTATGGTGGTACCAGGCCTTGATCAATATTTTGCTTAATACATAAGTAACAAGGTTCGACTAACCGATAGTTCCTGCATACTTCACATTTGCAGGAACATAACATAACAACAGCTTAGCATAAcccgccgccgacgccgcAGCGTATGAGTGCCAGTCATCGTTCTTGTGGCAGTCTGCATAGTCGGAAATTCCTCGGACAACAAGACCCTCAAAATTATTCATTACCCCGGCTGCCTCCATGTCGAAGCATATGGCGTCGAACTCCTTCCGTGCCTTCTCTCTAAAGTCCCGGTCCCTGCACAGGGTGTTCCCTGACGCGATAACACCATAATGTATTCGTGCCTCCTTGTCCGGGCGAGACGAACGACGCTGGGATTTCGTAACATTTCTTCCACCATTGCAGTTGCCGCCAACCAAACATGGTGCGCATAGTTGATCAGTCAAGCTCTCTTGGTAGGCAAAATGGCGAGCTTCTGGGTTGTTGCGGACCATGGTCTTAATATGATGAGTTATCTTGGACGACTTCGTCTCATAAGCAGCTCGGAGTGCCTGGAGAGAGGAACGGAGAACTCTTGATGGCCTGTCCTGCTGCCCCGTATTCTTCACAACTCCTCCGGCGTATTGCTTTCTCATCTCGTAGTCAACAACACGCGTCCCAACTACGACATCCCCAAGTCGTATATCCCGAATCGGGTCTTCGTGAAAACAAGGGATAGCCGCACCGATGCCCACGAAGAGGCCGACTCTGAGGTTTGGAAAGGTGTTCCACATTTGCCCTACCAAATTGGCCGCAGATGAGGTCCCGTATTCATCTAGTGGAAGACACGCGATAACCACGCTGAGATCATGGATTCGACCAAGGGTGTATAGATTGGGGTCGCTCTTGGGCTGTGTCTGAGGCTCGCCATGCGCTTCGTCCAGCATGCCTTTTGCCGCCCCCAGCTCCACGCTCAAGGCACAAATCCAACCGATTGTATAAAATTTGTTTGGATACTTCGATGACGATCGGACGAAGGGGCTTTCGGGGGTCAGGTCGGTCTGTCTTGGCTCCGGGGTGGCCTTGTCGCTAGTCTCAACATCGCTATCGCCGCCCTTTTCCTGGGTTCGCCTGTCCCCTTCGGAGTCCGCGGTGGTAT
This region of Aspergillus puulaauensis MK2 DNA, chromosome 5, nearly complete sequence genomic DNA includes:
- a CDS encoding uncharacterized protein (COG:M;~EggNog:ENOG410Q18J;~InterPro:IPR000845,IPR035994,IPR002110,IPR020683, IPR027417,IPR036770;~PFAM:PF01048,PF12796,PF13637,PF00023;~go_function: GO:0003824 - catalytic activity [Evidence IEA];~go_function: GO:0005515 - protein binding [Evidence IEA];~go_process: GO:0009116 - nucleoside metabolic process [Evidence IEA]), translated to MPKRKRTHTTADSEGDRRTQEKGGDSDVETSDKATPEPRQTDLTPESPFVRSSSKYPNKFYTIGWICALSVELGAAKGMLDEAHGEPQTQPKSDPNLYTLGRIHDLSVVIACLPLDEYGTSSAANLVGQMWNTFPNLRVGLFVGIGAAIPCFHEDPIRDIRLGDVVVGTRVVDYEMRKQYAGGVVKNTGQQDRPSRVLRSSLQALRAAYETKSSKITHHIKTMVRNNPEARHFAYQESLTDQLCAPCLVGGNCNGGRNVTKSQRRSSRPDKEARIHYGVIASGNTLCRDRDFREKARKEFDAICFDMEAAGVMNNFEGLVVRGISDYADCHKNDDWHSYAAASAAGYAKLLLCYVPANVKYAGTIENVTKNPHHGAEEIEILDWISQETLESRHVDHLNRLQSGTGEWFLSSAEFKNFVDGDNPLLFCSGMPGAGKTMISTLAIDTLRRHFDQDTTVAVCFLYFDYRIKYGSTAELVAIVLRQVAAQRAPLSKSARSLFEKYNPRKSRPPLRDYISTLQSTLLEWKKVLLVVDAIDECPSSNGTRQVFLDSLDTIQANSNLIIMATARPNPDIVDVMKSRRARRVEIRARDEDVKAYITGRIRQSSGLARQKRTLRRRIKQEITEAVDGMDIEDVIASLPRGYDAYEEAFSQAMIRIERQDDKSKLIAKKALSWIIYATRPLKKKELQHALALRPTDTTFHKNGMPTVDYILSACVGLVVLDKEGGIVRLVHYTAQQYFEGSSAKWFPGANVATAKTCLQYLSLEVFDARPGEADTKFYRRHQTYHLYSYAVRNLAYHVGGALSQLDNELMQFLTHDGRMNAYANELWWPPFRGLDVSPCHIAAALDVDETLGRLLDNGYDINASDGTRRTPLVWAAQYGCAKATRRLLKEGHINVNAQKPGDDCPIHRAVMRGNKQVFDLLIGDPRVDVDARDRMGKTLLMLACEVDSEDIAAALLTDSRVNPNAVDNDSFSALHHACENGNTTIIDLLMRSPAGGVNQSTPVMGPPQVNYVQSESERKLRRDIELDIMDSLGYTPLHAAAMQGKVEAMKMLLDTGKVAVDRRCKSGRTPLSSAAQRGYVAAVSLLLERGARADQADIYGQLPLHLAAGRNREGVVRKLLQEPKGDCLALDKLSRSVLLVAAEEGAVSIVRILLAQQQRDEEDGDPDEQQLLAQTLNNEQAPILHLIRSGEINLTAKDHNECLACWAIEKGHLEIAKAVLDTGVSADHIGRFKRALLSMTALNGNIEMAGLLLSRGADPALCTHRNQSPLYWAVRAGHYDMTKLFLHQSAAAAIPNKVELLATAADHQDGRLLKLLVGYGLDPTLVDSAGNTPLDYAVHVGSVRAVKRLLRAGASRDLVGDAALGSAKYGGWKKIVRLLQAE